A region of Pyxidicoccus parkwaysis DNA encodes the following proteins:
- a CDS encoding class I SAM-dependent methyltransferase, giving the protein MDDAERKAQEAARARAVEFWRQHDEMEARLTRPVSERMLDLAGVSAGMQVLDVAAGRGEPALPAAHRVGAHGRVLAVDPAEGVLQIARERARREGLTNVEFQVADAEALRVEEGAFDVATLRWGLMYMREPERALQCIHRALKPGGAFVIASWAEPHRVPWAWLGRRMLERYRDVSLPIPGSDGPGVFRHADPAVLDAALRRNGFSVETSEDMDIPVVEASDGSGIVAWLRQLGGPLVKLVDELPEHQQRAWEEDISAEVEKHRVGETVTLGGVTRLTLAKAVGVP; this is encoded by the coding sequence ATGGACGACGCCGAGCGCAAGGCGCAGGAAGCAGCCCGGGCCCGGGCCGTCGAGTTCTGGCGACAGCACGACGAGATGGAAGCGCGGCTCACGCGTCCCGTGAGTGAGCGCATGCTCGACCTGGCGGGCGTCTCGGCGGGAATGCAGGTCCTCGACGTCGCCGCCGGGCGCGGTGAGCCCGCGCTGCCCGCAGCCCATCGCGTGGGGGCGCACGGACGGGTGCTGGCCGTGGACCCGGCGGAAGGCGTGCTCCAGATTGCCCGGGAGCGGGCGCGTCGCGAAGGCCTGACGAACGTCGAGTTCCAGGTGGCCGATGCCGAGGCGCTTCGAGTGGAGGAGGGCGCCTTCGACGTGGCGACCCTGCGCTGGGGCTTGATGTACATGCGCGAGCCGGAGCGAGCGCTCCAGTGCATCCACCGTGCGCTGAAGCCCGGTGGCGCGTTCGTCATCGCCTCGTGGGCCGAACCGCATCGAGTTCCCTGGGCGTGGCTGGGCAGGAGGATGCTCGAACGTTACCGAGACGTGTCCCTCCCCATCCCGGGCTCCGATGGACCCGGGGTGTTCCGTCACGCGGACCCTGCTGTCCTGGACGCGGCTCTCCGGCGGAATGGCTTCTCCGTGGAGACGTCGGAGGACATGGACATTCCCGTCGTGGAGGCCAGCGATGGAAGCGGCATCGTGGCGTGGCTCCGTCAGTTGGGCGGGCCGTTGGTGAAGCTCGTGGATGAGCTCCCCGAGCATCAGCAGCGGGCCTGGGAGGAAGACATCTCCGCCGAGGTGGAGAAGCACCGGGTCGGAGAGACAGTCACCCTGGGCGGCGTCACGCGGCTCACGCTCGCGAAGGCCGTGGGTGTGCCCTAA
- a CDS encoding SRPBCC family protein: MNSTRISRRVNAPRAKVYRTILDAHAVATWMVPDGMTSHVHTFEPREGGAFRISLTYDAPTGTGKTTAQMDTYHGRFVKLVPDTQVVQVVEFETSNPGMRGEMTITFTLTDVDGGTEVHAVHDNLPPALSPADNETGWQMSLGKLAAYVEGR; the protein is encoded by the coding sequence ATGAACTCGACCCGAATCAGCCGCCGTGTGAATGCGCCCCGCGCGAAGGTCTATCGCACGATTCTCGATGCGCACGCCGTTGCGACGTGGATGGTGCCGGACGGCATGACCAGCCATGTGCACACCTTCGAGCCTCGCGAGGGCGGCGCGTTCCGGATTTCCCTCACGTACGACGCGCCGACGGGGACCGGAAAAACAACCGCACAGATGGACACGTACCACGGCCGCTTCGTGAAGCTCGTGCCGGACACGCAGGTGGTCCAGGTGGTCGAGTTCGAGACGTCGAACCCCGGGATGCGCGGTGAGATGACGATTACCTTCACGCTCACCGACGTGGACGGAGGCACGGAGGTCCACGCCGTGCACGACAACCTTCCACCGGCTCTGTCACCCGCTGACAATGAGACTGGCTGGCAGATGTCCCTCGGAAAGCTCGCGGCGTACGTCGAGGGGCGTTAG